From the Colletotrichum lupini chromosome 1, complete sequence genome, the window TCGTCTGTTGGCAGGACTTCTGCACCAGGGATATCGCTGGGGCAAAGGCAGCACGTCGGCTCTGCGCGCGTCTTGACCTTGAGACGAATCCGCTTGGTCTTTGCCCTGCCTTCTTTGTCCCCAGCAGCGCGCTTTCGTTTGCGAGCCGACTTGACAATGCCGTTACTACCAGGAGGAGACGGAAGGCCAGTAGCGTCGTCttcatcctcatcctcgtcctcttcgtcttcttcgtcAGTTTCCTCGTACTCGGGAGTGGGTTCGCCACGGAGTTTCCGTTCGATATCGTATACGTCAACCCACACGCTATCTTGCGCCTGTGCGCACTCGCAACGTTTGGCGATCTTGCCCATGGGAAGCCAAGAGTCGAGCGCAAAGTTGACAGCCTCGGCGCAGTTGTAGCCCAAGTTGTATCCAGAGTGGTAACCGTAGGGATAGGTTACGACGAATTCACCCGGGTACGAAACGCACTTATTAACGGTGATATTGTAGTGCTGCTTGAGGTGCGATGGGGAAATCAAGAATCCCTTGTGACGGAGGAACTGGTCGCAAGCCTTGGCGTCCGTGGGCCAAATGTTCTTCATGGCAGCCTCGAAACGGCGGGCGTCAGCTTGTGAAATGCTGTACCATTGTTTAGGGGCGCCGAAGTGGAGATAGTTGATGCTGTAAAGATCAACGTCCTCCAAATGCCATGCGAAAGTGGCCTTCCACATGCCCAAGTAGAGGTAGGCCGTGTTAACGCCGGGAACCTTTGTCCCAAGAACGTCCAGCAGGTTGGGAAGCTTGTTCAAATTCCACATTTCTGTCGATTCGTCGAAGAGAGTACCCATGAGATCTGCGCCGTACAACGGCGGGGCGTACGTGAGGGTTTTCCAGTATATCCTCTCGAGTTCCTCACAGCGCTCAGGGGTATAGTCAGAGACATCCATCTGATAGTCAAAGTCTTCAAACGCCTTTTCGTCAATCATGGCGGACCCTTCTCTCTTGCTGTACTTCCGACGGGCCGAAACAGTCTGAGTCTTTGGTTTTGCTTGTCTCGCGCCACCCATCCGACCCATTCTGCCAACGGTTGGTGGCTCATCTTCGTCAACATCCATTCCCGGGTCTTCTACAGAGTCGACGACTTCTTCTTTCTTGACCTTGACCTTGGGGTCCGCATCCGCAGCCGGCTTAGGGGAAACGGGCGTCATCGGTCGCTTCTCTTCCTCTTGTTCTTCTTCGGCATCGTCCTCATCATCCTGGTTCTTGCCCTTGGCCTTACCCCGGCGCGGTCGACCTCGGCCCCGCTTTCTAGACCCGGCCGACGTTGATTTCGCTTCTGTACGAGGTTTGGGGGCGGATCGGGGTTTCGGCTTTTCGACGTTGGCTCGGCGCTCGCCTCGCCGCGCTGGGGGCTGATGTTCGCTCTGGTCGCAAAGTTGTCGCCACTGCGGGAGGTTGTAGGATCTTTGATGAAGAATATTGACTTGGCGATAGGTTCCATTCGATCCCATGATGTCTTGTTTAATTGGTTCTCTAACTCGGATCTGCTTCACCAGGTCGTCGAGTCGGGGGAGGTTTTCCTTCCACTCGGGAGGAGGGATAATCTTGACGATGCCGGACTTCATTCCATAATGATCGACTTTGGTCATCTACAGTCACAGTCACAGTCAGCCGATGAAAAGACACGGCGACAAAGGGCACGAAAGGGAGAGGCATGGGCGTACGAATAGCTTGAAGTCCTTGAACTGATGCATCGTGGGCCTGAAGACAGGGACAGTCCCGGACCAGTGGTCGGGAAGGACTTCGCCAATGTCGTCCTCGGGCGGCGGCGCCTCATCTTGGGTCGCAGGAGCAGCAGATGGGTCAACGGCATCGTCGTCGAGGTCGCTGAGCTCAGAGTCGCTGGCTTCCGACTTGGGCGCATTGTTGCTGTCGGGGGGTGAGTGGAGGAAGGCGGGCTTTGCACATTCAATCTGGCCAAGGGTCGGCTCCTCGTCGTGGTCACCAGTCGTGGATTGCGCCGGCACAGGTGCAGGCTCCGAGACTGGAGCGCTGACAGCGTCGGTCGACATCGTGGAGGGGACTACATGCGACCGTCGATGCGCTGGAATTTTTCTGCCTCGCACGTCGTCAAGAATGGTCGTGTTGGGAGAGTGGGCAGGCTTGGTGTTCTCAAGTCGCCGAAAATATGAGGTGCAGACGTCTGGTTGAGTGCGGAGAACAGATTCGTTCGGTTCTTTTGGTTATCAGATCCTGCGGGGGGTTGGCCACTGTAGAGTATTCGTAGAGGGAGCGGCAGGACTGAGGAAACTGCGTCTGGCTGGGCTGGCTCGCTAAATGGGCCGATTTTTGGCGAATCTGGGCCGATGAACCAGGGCTGGCGCAAGCAGGGCGGAAGTTGCACCTCCCCAGGTTGACGGTTACTGTTAGGTAAGGAAGGGAAGGCAGGTACGGTCGGCAGTCGTGCAGCGCACCTGACAAAATAAATCAGCCTACTCAAGACGAGGGCTTTTACATTAAGGCCAGAaataaggtattcgtcgGCTGATGAAAATCTTCAAGGTATTGAGGGTACTCAAAGGGGTCGTGGCCTCTGCTCCTTTtgcctttttttctttcgttGCAAAGAGCCAAAAACCAGAGGTGTCGGGTCGAGAAAGAGCTGTACCATCGGGAAGATGCGGCTGCGGCTGTGGTTGCTGTTACTTGCGCTTGCTGCTTGCTGTGGGGGAGCGAACGGGTGGTTCAGGTACGGAAAGTGCGCGGGCACCTCACCTTCCAATTCTCAGCATCCGACGGGGCAGGCAGGTGGGCAGTGTTGGCGACCCCCTTCCCTCTTTTGCCTTCGTGCCTTCCAAGTTCCGTCTCTTCCCCTTGACTTCCAGTTCCTCGCTTCCAAGGTCCACACTGATTAGATCTGCGCTAGTCCCGACTGGGGAGTTTCCCCTGTGCCTTAGGCACGCGAGGCAAATGCAGAATCCGGCACCGGAGTGCAGGGAAATGACGTCGCCACGTGAGGGCAAGTCGAATTTGCAACCACAGCGAAATTGATCTAGCCTACGCATTTGATTGCGAGTTATGCGCGCAACTCGGCTCAGAAATACCACCACATGGGCGAATCATTAGCTATAAATGCACTGTCAGGTTCAATATCTCGATGGCTTCATCCAAAAATGCGCAACTCATTAAAGCATCCAATGGTCTCAGATCCTGTGGAGCCGGGTTGCTTTGTAGTCAAAGCTGTCGCCCTTTTGTGTCTAGGCGTGAATTGCTTCTTCTCCCTGACATTTACCGTTATAAATGCTAGAAATCCAATCCGCACAGAAGGTTGTGGGTCCCTGCCATTGACTGGTCTTTGGTGTTTGGAGATGCCGTCGCTTCCGGCAGGCCGTAATAGCGGACGGCGTCAAGGGAACATCGCGCCAGGAACGGAATTGTGAATCGTTTCCCCTACTGGAAAGCTTCGACCAATGGAGAGAAGCATCAAGATCTGATAATCTCGCATGGCACTTGGAAGCTCCAAAGTCTCCGGGGGGTGGTGTGACCCATCCAGCCCTACCGGTCGAGAGCATCCGCCGGCCGGCAGCGGATCGTCCGATGATCCAATCTACCGAGTACCCTGGCCTGGCTGCTCGGCGGAGCGAGCATCCTGAGGTGAGGTAGGTAGGGGAGAGGGGCTGCCAGGAGGAAAGCTGGCTCCCGTACGCATCACTGCCTGCGATAGCTTGACTTTTACCGAAAGCTCCCTAGTGAGCTTGTTCAGTCGAAGGTCTGCCCATGTTGACAGTGGCATCGAGTCTCGTCGGGGATGATTATCGTGACCAAGTTCCCACGTATCTGTTCCTATGAGCATTATTGTGTGAACCCCTTATCGGACCGCGCCCGCCTACCTAAGGTAGAGTCCAGCATCATGAGTCGACTCCGCACTCTCCACGGTGCGTGAGGGGCGAGGAAGCTGGAGCCGCGAAGATCAGAGTTGCAGAACCCCCCACATACGTCCCCAACCATGGAGGATGGGGTTGACTTGACTCCGAGGGGGGCGTGGACTTGGGCCTCCTCGAACGTGGTCTTTGATCGTACACCTGCTCCGCTACAACGAGACGCCGACGAGATGTATCCATGGTGGCTAGATTTCCTGTGATATTCGTCAACATTGTTTTCTCGTGATGGAAGTCATCTCTTGCCTTGAGATTCCAGACTTCAAGCACCACTCGTGAGTGCTGGCGCTGGATCTGCCCCATTACTTTCGAATGACCCTTTTTGGCCCCTTCATCAATTGCTCATCATGAGCCATCAAGGTTCTCATCAGCAACATAGATTTGACCAGATATCACTAAGGATGATGGCGGCCCCAGCTACAAAGGGTCTCCCACCCAGTCGAATGTTGAGAGTGACAGAGTTGAATTTGGTTCGGCAAGAAAAGTGAGGGGATATTGTATGCAAAGCACGTCTGAGGAAGACAATGCACTAAGTACCCGTACCTAGGCAAGTATGTCGGCGTGGCTGTCGTGGGTCTCAACCTGTGCCTATCAACCCCCAAAGGCATCCCACCTTCCCATCACCTTGCCTGAGATGAGGTGAGGTGCCATCATCTTAGACAATCTTCAGTGACACTAGAGCCGTGACTGGCCCATAACAACGTGTTCGTCTCACAGCAGAGGCATGGACAGTAGACAGTCCTCAACTGATGTAGCGCGCCAACAAAGCTTCTCTCATTCACCTCTGATGTCTACCTCGGCAAACAAATCACACAATAGTACCACCTAGAATCAGATAAACTCTTCTGTCCGCCTTTTGACGCCAATAAATTCATAGCCCTTTTCATTACGTGATGAAGGAAAATGGCGTGTCTGATATACCGtcataaaagtaaataaaaaacccCGCCACTGGCTAAATGCAATTGCCAGAAGAATGTACAATATGATCGTGCTTCGTGAAAAAAAGGTTCTATGCGTCTCGTTCTCTCCCCAAACCCCTCGATCCTCCCTTCGGCAGGTCTCCTGTGCAACGTTGCCGATACGCCATGCGAGAAGTTAAGAACTTTATAGAAGAGATATATGTGAATAGAGGGTACCCCTCTGAGCGGTCGTGAAGAATGTATCCCATCCAAAATCTGGGATTGGTTTACGCGGTGCGGAGATGGTTCGATCCAAGGCCGATCAACTCGAACATGATTGGGATGAGGCCGACGCCCAGCCAAGCAATACCTGTCGGCATCTGTCAGCAAATGTGGAGCAAGGTCGGATCATGCGGAAGAGGGATGGCGCTTTACCTGTATAAACAACCAGCTTGGTCACCACCTCAACATCGTAACGCACTCGTGGGCGGATGAGTCGAAGAAACATTTCCTTCTCACTCATCTCATCCTGTTGGCCGACCCTCAGCTCCACCTCTCCCTTCTCCTCGCTCGGGCTCGCCAGCACGCTCCCCGTACCCATCATGCGCTCAAAGTCGTTAAGCGAATTGCCGTGGTGGCCTTGAACACCAGACGTTGCTCCCTTCCCTTCCCAGTCGCTGCTCTTCTCTCGAAGCTCGTGCACACTGCCCTTGCTCTTGATGCTGCCATTGCTTCCGATGCTCTCCCGACGTCGTCGCTCGCGGTATGCAAGTGTCTCATACGCATCAGCAGCACTCTGTGGTCCGATCGAAACTGAGCGACCACGCGTTGTCGGGTGACGAATGGACTGGACTACACGGGGCAAGTCTCTGACGTTGGGAATAAGCGTATCCATCCTCGAGCCCGGGTCAATAGACTTGTACATGGACGCTGGTGTAAAGAAACGTCTGGGAAGATTCCACTCGACCTTCTCTAGGAGACGGAAAAGGTGAGGCAGAACTCTGAGCATGGTAGGTTTCATGACCTCTCGCCACAACAGTATGACAACTACGCCGAATACAACCCGGGCTAGTACAATGTGCCAGCCCAATGCATTGAGATCAATGGACTCAACAGTATGGGCAGAACCTCCGAACGAATCGATTGAAGTCCGCCCATACATCCATGTTCCGATCTCCAGGCCAATCACGACTCCAGCAAAGGCTACACTGTCGTCGAAACAAGGGCAGTCGTCCGCCGGCTCGGGGTGTATCCTCACGAGAACAATGACGACGAGAGCAGCGATAACGGGCGCCCACCATGAGCTGCTGTGCATGTAGGCGTCCAGCGGCGGGCCGTAGTGGAACTCGACAAGAGAGATTGCAGCACCCAAGACCGAGCCCACGATTACGTCGATGAAGCCATGCATACCACAGTACAGCCGACCGAGAATGATGGAAATGGCATAAAAGTACGACAAGCCCTCGAGGACGGTCTTGGTTGTCTCTGGCATGGCGTTCTCAGGACTCCTGAGAAGCAATACTGCGTACACGGCCACTGACACGGCGTTGGCGCTATGGGTCGAAGGGAAGCCATATTCCAACGCAGCAGATCCGGACATGGTGATTCGATGCAGTGGCGGGGACAGCGGTCTGGGTAGAGAGAAGAAGTCCTTGATAAAGCCGGTGAAGAAGACACCCTCGGCCAGGATGTGGATAACACTGTGAGATGGCAGCTTGTTAGATATTTTCTATAAAACTATGCGCGGCGAATGATGCTTACCCTTTACCAAAGGAGGCGTACCCGCACCAGAAGAGCATGGGTAGACCGATCATGAAGAATGTATGAGTGCCGAGGTTGGCCGTGATCGCAAAGTAACTATCGAGCCACGGGGTGCGCATCGTTTCCTGCAGATAGGCCAGGTAAGGTGTCTCCCATCGGATCAGTGGCAGCAGCGACTGCCGCAGTCGATATCGCCATGGCGGCAGCGCTCTCTTGTCTGTGAACAGGCACGGTCAGCTCAAGGCTTGGAGGCTTGCGTACGGGCAAGGTATATGGGGCACTTGTCGATGCGCCAGGCTCAAGACAAGAGCGACAGCGCGAAAGGCAGTGCCGGGAGAGTGTAGCAGCGTACAATGATCGAGACTTCTCAAACCCGCATCAGGGGCGTCACTGGGGCTCTTGACTACGATCAGAGGCGGGGCGGGGGCCTCGGCGACAGCAGCTGGGTCGGCAAGCTTTAGATTCGCAAGGGTGGCGTCCGGCTGGGGATTCGGCGCAGATGCGGCGCCATTGGTATGGCTAGTCATCGAGCGGTGTCTAAGGTCGTGGTCGTGAGGCATACGGCCATTCGTTTTCTCGTAGTGTGATTTGATTCTCTTCGAGTTGTGTTCGGTCTGCGTGGTGCGTATTCGCGGGTAGAGTCGCAGGTTCGGAGGGGGTGAGGGAAGTGTTCGGTGTAAGGCGTTTAAGGTGGAGGGGAAGCAGATGCGGATGCAATTGCTCGAAGGGTTGGCGAGCAACTGGGCATCCGGGGGCGGTTAATTCGCGAGAAGGCCGAGGAGCGAACGATGCGCTTGCTGGGAGAGAAGAGGGATCGCCAACGACTAGAAGATTGTGAGTATGTCGCAGGAATCGAGATTTGGCGTCAAAGGTTGTGGGAGGGAAACGATGGGAGTGCAGGGGAAATTTGCAGGTGCAGCAAATGGATGGTAGTGGGATTGCGATGTTGCGTTCGCGCCACAAACGGGCGTGGGAACCTGTAACTGGAACTCGAACTGGAACCTGCTGTAGTGGTGTTGTGCTGGGCAAGGTACATTTACTTGGCTTACCTTGTGGTACTTCTCGGACGATGTACCTTTCTCTTGAGGGGTTAGGTACTCTTGGACGCCGGATGAGGCACTCGAGGCAACCTAAAGTGTATTCTTCAATACTTGACTAGTACCTTGTGAGCCAACAAGAAATGAGCAGAGAGGTCCTCTTGAACGGCACAACGGGTAGAGTGAAGAAAGAAGGAAGGAAAAAAGAGACAATGAAATCTGGCACGGAAGGGTCCCGCGCTAAGGTAGCGCTACGTTGTGTCAGGCGTTACGAACACCTCATGGAAAGATGGAAGCATCTCAGATGGATCGGTACCTGACAGCAGTACACAGTACAGTGACAGATAAAAGACACCAGTGACCACCCGCCATCCCTAGGTGGGTAGCACCTTGGACTTGCACCTAAGACTGCTCGCCCTTGTAATCGACAACGGCGGGGGCGCTCGCCTTAGCTCTCCCCAGCTTCCaagtaggtaagtaggtacCTTGGCCTTTCACTTTCACAggcttcgggtacttatggAATGTACCTTACTTACCATGTGGACGTCGAGATTCCCCGTTCCCCGACCTTGTACCACCAGCACTTACCTTGCATGGATCGCACAAGTAAGTACCTCTAGTACGATGTCAGTATTGCACTCGTCCTCCAAAAGATATCCCAGCATCCAACGCGGCATACAATACCTCACAAAGGCTTCGAGAGAATCCACAGACAAAAGGGCACGAGATCATGGACCTCGACTCGgtctttctcttcttctcttcaTGCACCAGAAGGAGTGGAGTCCACTGGTGGCACATCGTCAACGGACGGACATCTGTCTCACCATCAAAGAGCTTGAATATGAGATGACGAAGAAATGTATGAACAGAGCAAATGGGGCGGGAGCGAGCAAAGTAACCACCAAGCCTCGGGATCAGATTCTCCCTTCTCTTCTCCCCCCTCCTTCCAAGAAATACCATCCAGCAGCCAAAGTGTCAGACAAAAAAGGGCCACTAGGACCATCCCGAATAATGCCATTGTTACGCGCACACAGACACCAACGGCCGCCCAAGCTAACCTCTCCTCAAACAAGCATCTCCCCAGAATCAACAGCCTTCGCTCTCGTCTCATCCTGTCTTGGTCTAATCCTCTACACAGTATGCGCTAAGTATCGTCTTTCGCCAGGGAGGGGGGGATTTCAGATGCCCAAGACCATTCCGCATTTGCATTGAACGAGTCCGAGGGCCCTTTCTTTCTGCCTTTCGAGAACACGACACTCTGACCTCACTGGTCTTTGCTTGTCGTCACTCTCGTCGTTCTCCTCTCATCACTACCAAGAGACTGTACTGTAAGTGCCCTCTGGTGCCTCAGGTTGCCTTGAGTACCTACCTAGCCGAGTAGTGTACGATAAGGTAGGCGGGCGGGGGCGGGCAACTGGGTGCCTCTTCCAGAAAGGTTACACGGAGAATGCCATGCAGAATACAACGACACCCCCACCAGAATTCTACTGCACAGTAGACTCAGGCATCTAGTATCCTAGACATTCTACGTAGTATGTCCACAAGTCCAAAGCTTCGGAGCTCCAGAGCTCCCTTTCTACACAcctacctcacctcacccaaCCAATAAGCTGAAGCACTCGATCCTCGTTGACGAGCACCATTGTACTCAAACTCCCGTCACGCCGGAAAAAAACTGCTCTCATCAGCAAACACGGGTTCGACAACAGCTGCCTTACGTCAGGACAATCAACTCCATCAAGATGTCCGGCGCCCTTCTTCCCCTCCGAGCCCGGCACTGCCTCATCACCGGCGCCTACGGAGGCATCGGCGCCGCAATTGCCTCCCGCTTCGCCGCCGAGGGCGCCCTGGTGACCCTCCTCGGCCGCAAGGAAGACAAGCTACGCGACCTCTGCGCTCAGCTCCCGCCCTTCCGGGATCACCGCCTCGCCCCTCTTACCTCCTCTGCCTCTGCCTCCGCCTCATCGTCGCCCTCAGAGGCTAAACCAGCCCATTCTTACGCCGTCATGGACGTCTCCGCTGACGCTCGTGATGAGGCTGTCCTCGATGATATCTGGGTTTGTCTTTTCTCCCACCCATCTTCCACACCTCCACCTAACATCAATAACACATCAAAAATACTACATTGAGAGAAACGAGGCTACCTAGCTATCGCACCATGAACAAGTAGACACATTGACTAACAGGGACTTCCCCGTTCCCCTTCTTCAAGAAACGTACGGGCCAGATAGACGTCCTTGTCAACGCCGCGGGTATTGCGCAATTCCAGCTGTTGCAAAACACCTCCCCACAGGCCGCAAGAGAGCTCATCGACACAAACCTCATGGGCACTATCTTCATGTCTAGGTACATGGCCCAACGCATGAAGCGCAGGCGCGCAGACAGGGATGGTAAGTCATGGCACATCGCTACAACCATGCATATTCACTTTTCCCACACAACCCGTTGTTGCCACACACGCGATCGATCCGATCGCAACAACCACCTGCACCGCACAGATGCGCCAGCCTCATGCCAACGATGTGCTGCATACACACACATCACATACACGCACGCACCGCATCGACAGCCCCGCTAACCACGCGATCCACTCTCTCCAGCCTGCATTATCAACGTTGCTAGCTTGCTGGCCGAAAAAGGCAGCCCTGGCACCAGTGTCTACGCTGCATCAAAGGCCGGTATCATTGGTAGGTTCTTCTCTTTTTGGTCTCTGCTTCGTCTCTCATACATCGCGGGGTCGCCGTGGCTGTATCCTTTCTAGCCCATCCCCCCGATTTAGTGAAGCAAGTCTAACACCTCCGTTCCGCTCTTCTGAAGGCCTCACCCACGCCCTGTCCGTCGAGCTAGGGCCATTGCGCATCAGGACCAACGCCATCGTTCCTGGCTACATAGAAACAAACATGCTTGCCGGTAAGAGACCCTCCGTTCATCTCCCACTTGCAGGGCCGACCTCAGAGGACCCCATACACCAAATATCCTTGGTTAGGTAGGCCAACAGCTAATATACAAATTATCACAGCAATGTCGAGGGAACCTCTTGAGAAGAGGATACCGCTGGGTCGCTTGGGGCGGCCTGACGAGGTCGCCGACGCTGCCGTCTTTCTTGCTCAAAACGCCTACGCCAATAACTGCATCCTGAACTTAGATGGCGGGCTCAGTGCTGTCTGAGCTGGCGTGCAGCTCCCATTTTTACGTAGAAGGGGCACCCTTGGCTTGGAAGAAAGTGGACCCAAGCACAATCAGTCGTCGTCAATGACAATGGCTCCGCCGGTAGAGTCGTCCACAATGACCACGTCGTCGCTGCCGCTCGTGGTAGCGACAACCTTGGCCTTCTTGGCTTCGATCAGCTCGTCTCCGTCGTCCGGCCGGGGCCGCTTGAGGTTAGATGTCCCCTCCGATGCCTCGCCAGCGGGCTTGCCATTTGGCTCACTCGTGCCGTTGGATTCGGCGGATGCCTCCTTCTTGGGCTTGCGAGGGATCTCGGGCTTCTTGTCCGCGACCAAGCCCTGGATGGGCTTATCAGTCAGGGGCTCCTTGCTATGTGGTTGTTAGTTTGTGGTTTAATACGAGCTCTCGAGCAGATAACGTACGATTCCTGGATGCTGATGACGACGTTGACAAAGGGTTCGTCATCGTCTTCATCAATAATTGTGAGGAAAGAGTCCTCCTTGATCCCAAGCTCGCTGAGCTTCTTGGAGAGGTTCTCCGTCTCATCCGGGTCGTAGAGCGGCCCGACGTCATTATTCAGGGCGAACTCCTTGTCACCGTAGCCAAGCTCCAGGCGCACAAAGTCTTCGACAAGGTCCTTGAGCGTCGCTCGGGACATGTCGACAGTGACGCTCGTCTGATATACGCTGCATACCGGGCAATCTGGGTTAGGGGCGCGGAACTTGCTCGAGTTAAGCAGACGGGCAGGGTTGTGAGGAGAGATGAACACCTAGACAAAAACATTAGACTACCGATTCCTCGCCAGGACCCAAAAACTTTAGACCTTACCTCCTTGGTCTGAGTGAAATCGCCTCTCAGCACCTTGAACGATTGCAAGACACACAGGCCGGCGACAATGGCATTGGTTGTCGCAATAGCAGGGATGATGTTGCCAGCCATCTGCTTGATATCGAAGCGCGACTTTCTCTCAATGCCGAAGATGGAT encodes:
- a CDS encoding PAP2 superfamily protein, with the translated sequence MTSHTNGAASAPNPQPDATLANLKLADPAAVAEAPAPPLIVVKSPSDAPDAGLRSLDHYKRALPPWRYRLRQSLLPLIRWETPYLAYLQETMRTPWLDSYFAITANLGTHTFFMIGLPMLFWCGYASFGKGVIHILAEGVFFTGFIKDFFSLPRPLSPPLHRITMSGSAALEYGFPSTHSANAVSVAVYAVLLLRSPENAMPETTKTVLEGLSYFYAISIILGRLYCGMHGFIDVIVGSVLGAAISLVEFHYGPPLDAYMHSSSWWAPVIAALVVIVLVRIHPEPADDCPCFDDSVAFAGVVIGLEIGTWMYGRTSIDSFGGSAHTVESIDLNALGWHIVLARVVFGVVVILLWREVMKPTMLRVLPHLFRLLEKVEWNLPRRFFTPASMYKSIDPGSRMDTLIPNVRDLPRVVQSIRHPTTRGRSVSIGPQSAADAYETLAYRERRRRESIGSNGSIKSKGSVHELREKSSDWEGKGATSGVQGHHGNSLNDFERMMGTGSVLASPSEEKGEVELRVGQQDEMSEKEMFLRLIRPRVRYDVEVVTKLVVYTGIAWLGVGLIPIMFELIGLGSNHLRTA
- a CDS encoding short-chain dehydrogenase, yielding MSGALLPLRARHCLITGAYGGIGAAIASRFAAEGALVTLLGRKEDKLRDLCAQLPPFRDHRLAPLTSSASASASSSPSEAKPAHSYAVMDVSADARDEAVLDDIWVWTSPFPFFKKRTGQIDVLVNAAGIAQFQLLQNTSPQAARELIDTNLMGTIFMSRYMAQRMKRRRADRDACIINVASLLAEKGSPGTSVYAASKAGIIGLTHALSVELGPLRIRTNAIVPGYIETNMLAAMSREPLEKRIPLGRLGRPDEVADAAVFLAQNAYANNCILNLDGGLSAV